The sequence ACCACCACCGTCACCCGGCCGTCGGCGGGGGAGGTGTGGGTGGCGATGGTGCCGTTCCGGGACCGGGCGGAGGCCGCCCGGCACTACTGCGTCGTGGTCGGCACCCGGTCCGGCTACGCCGAGGTGCTGCAGATCACGAGCAAGGACAAGGACCACCGGGACGACTACATCCGGATGGAGAACGAGGGCTGGGACCGCACCGGCAAGGCCTCCTGGGTGGAGATCGGGCTGGCCCCGCGCCGGGTGCCGTACGACAGCTTCCTCTCCGACCACCCGCAGGGCCCCTGCCCGCCGCGGATCTGGCGGGAGATCCAGCGCCGCCAGGCCGCCCTCGGCGCCGCCCGCCCGCCGCGCCCGCGTCCGGTCGGCGGCACCGGACCGGTCGGCGGCTCGGGCCCGTCCGGCCGCGGCCCGCGCCGCCCCCCGACCTCCGCCCGCGGCCCCCACGCCTGACCCGGATCAGCCCCAGGTCGCGCCGGCGGGCTCCTGGACCGTCGCGTTGATCCGGTTGAAGAAGTTCGTCAGCCCGATCATCAGGATGATCGCCGAGAGCTGCTCCTCGTCGAAGTGGTCCGCCGCCGCGTCCCAGACCGCGTCCGGCACCGCCTGGCCGGAACGGTCGGCGATCCGGGTCGCCGCCTCGGTGAGTTCGAGTGCGGCCCGCTCCTCCTCGTCGAAGAACGGCGCCTCCCGCCAGGCGGCGACGGCGTGCAGCCGCTCGTCCGTCTCACCGGCCTTCTTGGCACCGGTGACGCCGGCGAACACGCAGGCGCTGCACCCGTTGATCTGGCTGGCCCGCAGGTGCACCAGCTCCAGGATCCGGTGCGGGACCCCGCCCTGGTACATCGCCTTGTAGATGCTCTGGATGCCCTTCATGGCGTCCGGCAGGACCATGGCGGGGTTCTTCATACGGGCGGTGTGGGTGGTGGCGCGGGCGGTCGCGTTGGTGGTCATCGGTGGCTCCTCGGTCTGGGTCGTCCGCGTCCTCGTCACGCGGAGCGGTTAACGTCCGTCAAAGAACCGACGGATCCCGATGCGAGGATGTGACAGGTGGACGGGGAAGATTTTCTGGCGGACCGCTTCGAGGAGCACCGGCCCCATCTCCGGGCGGTGGCCTACCGGATGCTCGGCTCGCTGAGCGAGGCCGAGGACGCGGTACAGGAGACCTGGTTCAAACTGAGCCGCTCCGACGTCAGCGAGGTGGCCAACCTGGCCGGCTGGCTGACCACCGTGGTCGGACGGGTCTGCCTGGACCTGCTGCGCTCGCGGGTGGCCCGCCGCGAGGACCCGCTGGAGCACCAGGACGGCCAGGAGGTCAGGCTGCCCGATCCGGTCATCGGCGGCCTCCGGGCCCTCGACCCCGAACAGGAGATACTCACGGCCGACTCGGTCGGCATCGCACTGATGATCGTCCTGGAGACGCTGGCACCGGCGGAGCGGCTCGCCTTCGTCCTGCACGACATGTTCTCGGTGCCGTTCGACGAGATCGCCCCGATCCTCGACCGCACCTCCGCCTCCACCCGCCAGCTCGCCAGCCGCGCCCGGCGACGGGTCCAGGGCGCCGCACCGGCGCCGGACAGCGACCTGGCGCTGCGGCGCGAGGTGGTGCAGGCGTTCCTGACCGCCGCCCGCGGCGGGGACTTCGAGGCGCTGCTCGCCGTCCTCGACCCCGACGTGGTGGCCAGGACCGACGCCGGCGCGCTGCGCCCGGCGGTGCTGCGGCGCGGCGCCCGGAACGTGGCGGCCGGGGCGAGCGCGTTCGGTTCGCGCTTCGACGGACAGTCGCGCCTGCTGCTGGTCGACGGCGAACCGGCGGTGGCCACCTTCACCGACGGCCGCCCGGTCTCGCTCGCGGTGTTCACCGTGCGCGGTGGCAAGGTCACGGCGCTGCACATCTTCGCCGACCCGGAGCGTCTGGAGCGGCTCGGCCTGACGGCCGGCTGACGCGGTGCCCCCCGCCGCCGACCGGGTGCCCGCCCGGCCGGCGGCGGGGCGGCGCGCCGGACCCCTGCCTCCCCGCGGGGCCGGACCCCTGCCTCCCCGCCGCTCCGTCCGGCAGGATGTCGAAAAGATCCTGCTCCCGGGATGTCGAGGTGGCGTGCTCCGCTCCGACCGAAGGGTGAGAGCGCCCCGAACGGAGCGCACGGACCGGGAGGACACCCGAGATGAAGTACATCGCGATGATCTACGGCAACCAGGCCAAGTGGGACGCGTTCCCGG comes from Streptomyces sp. TLI_053 and encodes:
- a CDS encoding sigma-70 family RNA polymerase sigma factor, whose translation is MDGEDFLADRFEEHRPHLRAVAYRMLGSLSEAEDAVQETWFKLSRSDVSEVANLAGWLTTVVGRVCLDLLRSRVARREDPLEHQDGQEVRLPDPVIGGLRALDPEQEILTADSVGIALMIVLETLAPAERLAFVLHDMFSVPFDEIAPILDRTSASTRQLASRARRRVQGAAPAPDSDLALRREVVQAFLTAARGGDFEALLAVLDPDVVARTDAGALRPAVLRRGARNVAAGASAFGSRFDGQSRLLLVDGEPAVATFTDGRPVSLAVFTVRGGKVTALHIFADPERLERLGLTAG
- a CDS encoding carboxymuconolactone decarboxylase family protein, which codes for MTTNATARATTHTARMKNPAMVLPDAMKGIQSIYKAMYQGGVPHRILELVHLRASQINGCSACVFAGVTGAKKAGETDERLHAVAAWREAPFFDEEERAALELTEAATRIADRSGQAVPDAVWDAAADHFDEEQLSAIILMIGLTNFFNRINATVQEPAGATWG